AGGCGCGACACCGCGAAGGCCACGAAGGACGCGAGGAAGAGCGTGACGATGACGGCGGGCACGGCGATGAGGAGCGTATTGGTGAAGTATCTGCCCATACCGGATTCGGTGTAGGCCTCGCGGTAGTAGTCGAGGGAGAGACGGTCGGGCCAGGAGAAGTAGCCGTTCGCCGCCGTTTCCTCGTACGGGCGCAGCGAGGCGTAGACCGCCAGCAGGAGCGGGGCCAGGAAGGCGAGGGAGACCGCGGTCAGGAAGAGGGGGACTCCTAGGGCGCCTCTTCGGTGCGTGCGGCGGTCTCGGTGTCGGAATCGCTCTCGGTCTCGGTCTCGGTTTCCGCCGAGTGCTGCGTGCGCGTGTTTCGTCGTCATCGGTCGCGCGCCCCTCGTAGCTCTTGGACCAGGAACGTCACGATGAATGCCAGGGATACGGTGAGCAGGACGACCGCGATGGCCGAGCCGAATCCGATACGGCTGGCCTCGCCGATGATGTTGTCGGTGATGAGTACGGAGAGCAGTTCCAGGCCGTTGCGGCCCTTGTTCACCGCGTAGACGATGTCGAAGGCGCGCAGCGCTTCGATGACCGTGATCACTCCGACGATGACATTGACGGGTCGCAGTGTCGGGAAGACGACGCGGAAGAACGTCTGACGGGTGTTGGCGCCGTCGATCGCGGCCGCTTCCTTGAGGGCGGGATCGACGGACTTGAGTCCGGCGAGATAGAGGATCATCACATAGCCGGTGTGTCGCCAGCTCGCGGCCAGCATCATCATCCAGATGTTGAGGTCGGAATTGCCGAGCCAGTCGATCGGGTCCTTCTCGTTGCCGAGAGCGGTGTTGACCACGCCCTGATCGGTGCCGAGGAGAAGTTGCGCCATGAATCCGACGACCGCGAGCGAGAGCACCACCGGCATGTAGAGCACGGACTGGTAGAAGCGGCCGAACCGGACGCCGCGGTCGATGAGGACCGCGAGGAGAAGGCCGAAGGGCGTGGCGACGAGGCCGAGGAAGGCGATCCAGAGGAGGTTGTGGCGTACCGCGGGCCAGAACGCCGGATAGTTGTCGGCGAGGCTCTCGTAGTTCTTTCCGCCCACCCATTCGATGTCGCCGATGCCGTCCCACGAAGTGAAGGACAGGCCGACGGAGGCGAGCGTCGGCCCCCAAATGACGACGGCCTCGATCAGGACGGGAATGCCGAGGAGTACGCCGAGTACGGTGATGTCGCGGCGCGAGAATCGGGTCGTCCTGGCCATGGTCAGCCGACGTCCTGCGAGAAGATGTCCTTCTTCTGCCGTTCGATGCTGTTGACGAGGCCGTCGACGTCGTTCGGGTCGTCGATGAAGTCCTGCAACGCCTTGATCATGACGGTTTGTGCGAAGTCGGGGCGCGTGTCGCGGTCCAGGAACTGCGAGATCTGCTTGGCCCCCGAGACCAGTTCGGCGGATTTCTTCTGCAGCGGGCTGTACGTGGAGGTGTCGGCGCCGTCGTTGACCGCGACGTTGTTCGGGTCACCGGCGAGATAGACGTCCTCGGCGGCGGGTGTTCCCAGCCACTTGAGGAGGTGCTTGCCCGCCTTCACGTTCTTCGCCTTCTCGGCGATCAGGAAACCGTCGATCGGCGCCTCCACCGCGTCCTGGCCGTACGCGGGGTCGATCTCGGGAAAGGCGAAGAAGTCGATGTCGTCCCGCTCGTCCGCGGGGAACTGCTGGCCGGGGTGGGGCATGCCGAAGACGGCCATGCCCGTCTTGCGTCGCTGGAGCCCTTGGCCGGCCTCCTCCCAGGTACGGCCGAGCGCACCTTTCTGGTAGTACGGCATGAGTTCGCGCCACAGGTCGAAGACCTTCTTGACCTTAGTGTCGGTCCAGGCCTCGTCGCCCGCCATCAGGCTCTTGTGGAAGTCGTAACCGTTCAAGCGCAGGTTGATGTAGTCGAAGGTGCCCATGGCGGGCCAGCCGTCCTTGTCGCAGAAGGCGACCGGAATGCCGTCCCCGTGCATCTTCTTGGCCAGCGCGATGAACTCGTCCCACGTCTTGGCCTGTTCGTAACCCTGCTTCTCGAAGAGGCTCTTGCGGTGGAAGACGGCCCACGGATAGTAGTAGTACGGCACGAAGTACTGCTTGCCCTCGTGCGTGGACTGGTCCTTCAGCGCCTGCGAGAAACCAGTGAAGTCCTGCCACACGTCGCTGATGTCGACCAGCAGGCCCTTCTCCGCGAAATACTGCATGCGGTAGCCGGCGAACCACATGAAGACGTCGTCGGGTGTGGCGCGGAGATAGCGTGTGATGTTCTGCTGGAATTCATTGTGCTCCGTGGTGTGGACCTCGACGGTCTTCCCGGTCTTTTTCTCGTACGCGTCGAAAGCGTCCTGGAACGCCTTCTTCGGTACCGTGTCCGAGGAGTTGGAGCCGACGGTGACTTCGTTCTTGTTGCCGCCGGGCTTCTCGCCGCAGGCGGCGAGCAGTGCGGGCAGCGTCACCGCTCCCGCCCCGGCCGCCGCACCGCGCAGAAGTCTGCGCCGGGACATCCGATGTCCTGTCATGCCGGTCACACCTGACGGCCCGACGGGTCCGCTGAACGATGACTGTGCCATGTGCCCCTCCTCGGGGTGCAACCGAACACAACCGAACGCGCGGGGTGGATCTCACTCCCAACGGGCACCGCCGTCAAGGGGTCCGGCGCCGGGCAACCGAACCCGTACCGCTCCTCTTCCAACAGAGTCCAACAAGCCCTACCGTAAGCGCGCGCGTGACACATTCACGCAAGCTCCTCACCCCCCATCTCTCGCGCGTACACCAGGTACGCGAGAACGCGAGTACGGAGGAACGTAACGATGCGTCATCTCCCAGCCCGCACGACCCGTACGAGAGTGGTCGGATCACTGACCGCCGCCCTGCTCTGCGCCGCCGGGCTCGCCACGCCCGCCGCGGCGGCACGTGACACCGTCACCCCAGCCGCCGCCACCCCATCCGCCGACGCCCGACCCGCCACCATGCCTGACCCCGCCACCCCGTCCGCAAAACTGCCCGACGGTCTCGCCCCCACTCCGCCCATGGGCTTCAACAACTGGAACTCCACCCATTGCAGGGCCGAGTTCGACGAGGCCATGGTCAAAGGAATCGCGGACACCTTCGTCGAGAAGGGACTGAAGGACGCCGGATATCAGTACGTCAACCTCGACGACTGCTGGGCGCTGCCGCAGCGTGACGCCAACGGAAAACTGGTGCCCGACCCTGCCCGTTTCCCCAACGGAATCAAAGCAGTCGCCGACTACGTCCACTCCAAAGGCCTCAAACTCGGCATCTACACGAGCGCGGGCACCAAGACCTGCAACTCCGCGGGCTTCCCCGGCGCACTCGGCCATGAACGCAGTGACGCCCAGCAGTTCGCCGACTGGGGCGTCGACTATCTCAAGTACGACAATTGCAACAACCAAGGTGTCGACGCCAAGCAGCGGTACATCGCCATGCGCGATGCGCTGAAGGCCGCCTCCGAAAGCACCGGAAGGCCCATCGTCTACAGCATCTGCGAATGGGGCGAGAACAAGCCCTGGGAGTGGGCGGCGGACGTCGGCCACCTCTGGCGCACCACCGGTGACATCAGTGACAACTGGGGCTCCATGTTGTCGATCATGAAGAGGAACCTGCCGCTCGCGCAGTACGCGGGTCCTGGCCACTGGAACGACCCCGACATGCTCGAAGTCGGCAACGGCGGCATGACCGACACCGAGTACCGCACCCACTTCTCGATGTGGTCGATCATGGCCGCGCCGCTGCTCATCGGCTCCGACCTGCGCAAGGCCTCCCCCGAGACCTTCGAGATCCTCGGCAACAAGGAAGTCATCGCCGTCGACCAGGACCCGCTGGGCAAGCAGGGCGAGGTCGTCTCGTCCCAGGGCGGACGCTGGGTCGTCGCCAAGGAGATGAAGGACGGCAGCCGCGCCGTCGCCCTCTTCAACGAGACCGGCAGCCCGCAGTCCGTCGCCACGACGGCGAAGGCGGTCGGGCTTCCCGACGCCGACGCGTACACGCTGCGCGATCTGTGGCGGCACAAGAGCTACAACACGGCGGGCCGGATCGCGGCCACCGTCCCCGCACACGGCACCGTGCTGCTGCGCGTCTCCGCCGACGGCAAGTGGGCGCACCACCCGCCCGCCACCGAACTCGGCCTGAAAGGCGGCCTGTTCGTGGAGGCCGACAAGTCCACCGGAGTCACCTCCGAGGTCACCAACCTGGGCCGTACGGCCGCCCAGCGGGTCTCCGTGACCCTCGCCGCGCCCTCGGGATGGACCGTGAAAGCCACCTCGCCCAGCACGGCACGCTCACTGCGGACCGGCAAGTCGCTCGCCACGACCTGGACCGTCACCGCGCCGACGGGCACGAAGCCGGGCTCGTACGACGTCCGCCTCAAGGCCACGTACCGCTCGCCGCAGGGCGTCCGCGCCGAGAACGTACTGCCACTGACCGCCCAGGTGGTCGTGGCGCCCCCGGCCGGCGACTCGCTCCTCGGCGACCTGCCGTGGCTGTCGGCGACCAACGGCTGGGGCCCCGTGGAACGCGACACCAGCAACGGCGACAGCGGCCTCGGCGACGGCCGGCCGATCACCATCGGCGGCAAGGTGTACGCGAAGGGACTCGGCGTGCA
The sequence above is a segment of the Streptomyces sp. Je 1-369 genome. Coding sequences within it:
- a CDS encoding carbohydrate ABC transporter permease encodes the protein MARTTRFSRRDITVLGVLLGIPVLIEAVVIWGPTLASVGLSFTSWDGIGDIEWVGGKNYESLADNYPAFWPAVRHNLLWIAFLGLVATPFGLLLAVLIDRGVRFGRFYQSVLYMPVVLSLAVVGFMAQLLLGTDQGVVNTALGNEKDPIDWLGNSDLNIWMMMLAASWRHTGYVMILYLAGLKSVDPALKEAAAIDGANTRQTFFRVVFPTLRPVNVIVGVITVIEALRAFDIVYAVNKGRNGLELLSVLITDNIIGEASRIGFGSAIAVVLLTVSLAFIVTFLVQELRGARDR
- a CDS encoding ABC transporter substrate-binding protein, with the translated sequence MSRRRLLRGAAAGAGAVTLPALLAACGEKPGGNKNEVTVGSNSSDTVPKKAFQDAFDAYEKKTGKTVEVHTTEHNEFQQNITRYLRATPDDVFMWFAGYRMQYFAEKGLLVDISDVWQDFTGFSQALKDQSTHEGKQYFVPYYYYPWAVFHRKSLFEKQGYEQAKTWDEFIALAKKMHGDGIPVAFCDKDGWPAMGTFDYINLRLNGYDFHKSLMAGDEAWTDTKVKKVFDLWRELMPYYQKGALGRTWEEAGQGLQRRKTGMAVFGMPHPGQQFPADERDDIDFFAFPEIDPAYGQDAVEAPIDGFLIAEKAKNVKAGKHLLKWLGTPAAEDVYLAGDPNNVAVNDGADTSTYSPLQKKSAELVSGAKQISQFLDRDTRPDFAQTVMIKALQDFIDDPNDVDGLVNSIERQKKDIFSQDVG
- a CDS encoding NPCBM/NEW2 domain-containing protein, with the protein product MRHLPARTTRTRVVGSLTAALLCAAGLATPAAAARDTVTPAAATPSADARPATMPDPATPSAKLPDGLAPTPPMGFNNWNSTHCRAEFDEAMVKGIADTFVEKGLKDAGYQYVNLDDCWALPQRDANGKLVPDPARFPNGIKAVADYVHSKGLKLGIYTSAGTKTCNSAGFPGALGHERSDAQQFADWGVDYLKYDNCNNQGVDAKQRYIAMRDALKAASESTGRPIVYSICEWGENKPWEWAADVGHLWRTTGDISDNWGSMLSIMKRNLPLAQYAGPGHWNDPDMLEVGNGGMTDTEYRTHFSMWSIMAAPLLIGSDLRKASPETFEILGNKEVIAVDQDPLGKQGEVVSSQGGRWVVAKEMKDGSRAVALFNETGSPQSVATTAKAVGLPDADAYTLRDLWRHKSYNTAGRIAATVPAHGTVLLRVSADGKWAHHPPATELGLKGGLFVEADKSTGVTSEVTNLGRTAAQRVSVTLAAPSGWTVKATSPSTARSLRTGKSLATTWTVTAPTGTKPGSYDVRLKATYRSPQGVRAENVLPLTAQVVVAPPAGDSLLGDLPWLSATNGWGPVERDTSNGDSGLGDGRPITIGGKVYAKGLGVHAESAVEYYTGAACEKVTAQVGVDDETMVKGTVAFEIWADGRKAASTGVLTNAMPAQELSADVTGAQVVRLVVTDGGDGIDSDHGDWAEATLSC